The following nucleotide sequence is from Apodemus sylvaticus chromosome 2, mApoSyl1.1, whole genome shotgun sequence.
tctttaaagtgaCATCCTTCAGACACTTGGTGGCTTTGCGGATATGCATACCCTTGATGGCTTGGACAGTTTCCCAGGTGTTCTTAAAGTGAACGTGAAGGTTTGAACCTCTTGATTTGCATGATTTTGTAGGGTTTTCTGGGTCAAGAGAGTAGTGAATCATTTTCACAGGTCATCACTGGCCACTTACAGGAAGagccctgtaccccattcttCATTGGGTTATTTAATTTGTAAGTGTCTAAATTTTtgaattcattatatattttggatgtcAGTCCTCTGTGGATATAGGCTTGGTGAATGTATTTTACTGTGCTTCTTTaggggatttattcatttcctctttaaagtcttctatcatcattgtaagattggatttaaggccattTTCTAGTGCTTCAGTTATGTTAGAATATCCAGGGCTGAATTCTGTTGGTGCCATCTTGTCTCTGCTCTTATTTATTGTGTTCTTATGCTGAGCTTTAGCTATCTGGTTGTCCTTGGTGTTTGTAGGCCTGGCAGTCCCTGATGGCAGCAGGCCCTCTGGTAGTCTCTGACGACAGCAGGCCTCCAGGAATTCAGAAAGATCTGTGGTCTGCACAATGGAGGGCACAGGGGACAGAGCAGAGCTTTCTGCTTGGTTTAAAATGGTAATCAACATTAGTTACTTGAAAAAATGGTATATGTTTCACAAAATGTAAAACCAGTGATTATTTATTATTTCGGTGTGTAtggcatatgcacatatgtgcatatgtgatgtGGATGTGCTCTTTTGTGCCTGTGCATATAGAGGTGAGAGCTTTTATCTTGTTTGCTGGAATCCATCTTATTCTTTTGTAAAGACAGACTCTTTCACTGTGCCTGGAGCATactgattggctagactggtTGGCTAGGAAACCCCAGGAGTCCCCTGGTTCTGGGATGATAGACTCAGACTACAAAtcacatccttttacctgtgttctAAGGCTCTGAGTTCAGGTTCTCATGATTGTGCAATGAGCACTTTCCCCATGAGGTATTCCCAGtcctaaaaataatattttaaatgtaattttttgtttttccagaattcgatatatctttatttttatataatattttctgtcacttccatatatatatatatattatattatattatattttactcTTCAATTCAGGCAGGTTGGCATAGCATGAGAAGACTCACAAAACGCATGGCTGAGCTGAGTGGCCTCCATTGGAATGTGCGCAtgctggagagactcagtgatcTCTGACACTAATAGACTAGGATGCTTAAATAGGGTAAAGTTCTCCCCCATTTGTCTTTTCTTACCATAATTCACAGAACCTCAGGCAGAGTATATCTGACAGAAGATGGAGCTCAGCTGGGAAAGTGGGTTCCTAACATGGAGACACAGAGGCAATCTGTGGCAGTTCATTTTGGGACTTTGGCTTTTGATATTCCTGTAGGAGCCCATAGTGTGAACACTAGGCCAGTGTGGCTGAGGTTCTGTTGGGCTAAACTGCATCAACAATAGGCGCAGATCTGATGAGGAGTTTGCCATTTCCTATCCTTGGTTGTTTATGCATAACTTAGAACTTGAGAGAAATTAACCTGGGGATTCAGAAGTTCCTGATGAGGGAAGCTTCAAGTTTCCTGACTAAATGACGTTTCAGGGTTCCAGAAGTTGATTAGCCTCCAGAGAGAAGGATAAAGGTTCTGTTCAGCTTTTCTTTGCCAGTATCCCTTGTGTATCTTTGAACTTTTAGAAACTATGCCTTAGTGGATAACTAACTATCCTTGGGGGCAGATATAAGAAAGATAGAAGGAAGCAGAAAatataagagaagacaaatgaacTTTCCATAACAATATGATTTCTGGATGTTTGTTTAAGGCTCACTGTGTGTGGACAGTGTTCTTCATTATGAATGGGGAAAGGAGCCGCTCGCTCTGCCTTGTGGCCTTAGGGCTGGACTAGCCAGGAGATTGCCAGTGTGGGTAATCCCTGGAAAGGCAATGAACTTTCTAGTTGAGTCCCTTGTCTGGAGATGTCTTCCAGGGGCTCCTGCCTGTGAGCTACCGAATGGTAAAGCACCATCATAGAAATGCTTGGCTTGTCACcttctaaacacacacatacactgaagagaaactgaggagcTGCACAAGGGGTGAGCCTGGAGTCACATCTTCCTCCTTTGCAGAAAACACATCTCTCTGGCTCTGCGCAGGGTTGCTACAAAGTGCTGCCTTGTTCTCAAATCCCACCTCTCTCTTCTCCACATTCTATCTGCTCGCCATTCTGTAGAGCTCTAGGACTGGAAGATCTATAAAATCATGCTATTCTCTCTGTTCAGTCCTCATACCCTCCCTAATCATTGGCACACTCATTAAAAAACCACTGAGTTCACATGGCATTAAGCTTTTTTTGACACTGGCAATACAAGTGAGAGAAAGTGAGGGAAGGGTACGCTGGGGCAGTGTTCATTAAATATGGGCTTCCAGGCTACATTTGTAAGCAGGCAAGCATATGATTTGATGGTAGATCTTACCAATAAAAGTGATGGTAGGGAAAGTTACAGCCTAATGGAGGGGATCAGAGGTGTGCTGTGCTGCTTTTGAGAAAATGGGCTTTCTCTAAACGAAAGGCTGTGATGCGCAGACATTTGTGCAGAGATCTGAATGAGGTGAGAGAAGGGACCCAGGCTACTCATTGATGCATTCTGGTGTTTTTCTTTCCCCTCAGGACTGTGGAGGAAACAGAAAGTCACGGTAGAGCTGATGTGCCATTTCTGAGGCTGTTTGGTGGGACTGAGTCAACAGTAGCTTAGACTAGTACACTAGTCATTTGAAGTTCTATCTCCCATGGAAAGTAGCACTTGAGACCCAAGGGGTTAGGAGAtgctgtctctgctccacttaTTTTCTTGTCTCTGGTCTCAGGTGGAGACTTCTCAGGACAGATGGAAATTGAAGATTAAAGTTTGAGCCACCTTACATAGTCTGGCttcttctttgcttgcttgcagAAGTTAAGGTAAGAGATGAGGACACCTTTttttcatacaaaaaaaaaatagtggagGAGTGTAAACTATGTCAGGGAGCAATCCCAGAGTCAGAGGAAGATATGATACTTTCTTTCAGAAAAAGCCATGTCTTATGACAGTATCCTGTGAGGATTCTACTTCCCAGCCACATCCCATAACTGGTCCGtattacagaggcagaaacttaCACATGAACACAATAGAAATGAAGCCTGTGCTTGGAGCATGTAAAGGATACAAAGAGCCCTGTCTAAGTCATATTGACCAGTACTTAAAATCACCGAAGCACAGCAGGCCCTTGTAAGCTTGGGACACAATTGCAGAAAAAAGACACTATAACTGAGCAGACCATGATCATGGAGGTACTGTGACGACTGATCATGGCAGaatgcaggaggatctctatcTTGTTGACAGACAAAGGTTATTTATACTGGGTGACTTTCCCTGTTTATGATGTAAATGTTGTGATATTGATGATTAGCACTTACCCATTTGAACCTGCACACTTCTATTATGTATCCACATCTATTTGCATATATGAATTCATACATATGGAATTCCTTAAACATTTAACAACTTTGGATAGAAATAATAGTCATGTTTTGGAGTTAAGGAACTCAAGGGGGTGTTTCTTGAATCTGGTAATAATTCTGAGCTGAGAAACAttgtcctcttctctcttttgcCATCTAGGTTTCACAAGGAACAAGGACTCGGAACTAAATGTTGGGGAATCACACTAGTGCCACTGAAttttatcttgttggttttcctgGCTCTGAGAAACTACGCCACATCCTTTTTGCTACCTTCTGCTTCTTCTATTTAGTGACGTTAGTGGGAAACACGGTCATCATTGTGATCGTCTGTGTTGACAAACGTCTACAGTCCcccatgtatttctttcttgTTCACCTATCCATCCTGGAGATCTTGGTCACAACTGTTATTGTGCCTGTGATGCTTTGGGGGCTGCTGCTCCCTGGAATGCAAGTTATATCTTTGGCTGGTTGCGTTGCCCAACTCTTTCTGCAACTTGCTCTGGGGACCACGGAGTTTTCTTTGCTTGGAGCAATGGCTGTGGATCGTTATGTAGCTGTCTGCAACCCTTTGAGGTATAGCATCATCATGAACAGTCACACCTGCAACTCTGTGGtaattgtgtcatgggtatttGGGTTCCTTTATCAAATTTGGCCAGTTTATGCCACATTTCACCTTAACTACTGCAAATCAAATGTGGTGGACAATTTCTTCTGTGACCGAGGGCAGTTGCTCAAATTATCCTGCAATAATACTATTTTCATAGAGTTTATCCTCTTTTTAATGgcagtttttgttctttttggttcTTTGATCCCCACAATTGTCTCCTACACCTATATCATTGCTACGATCCTCAAAATCCCCTCAGCCTCTGGCCGAAGGAAAGCCTTCTCCACCTGTGCCTCCCACTTCACCTGCGTGGTCATTGGCTACGGCTGCTGCTTGTTCCTATATGTGAAACCCAAGCAGACACAGGCAGCCGACTACAATAGGGTCGTTTCCTTGATGATTTCAATCGTAACTCCTTTCCTCAACCCTTTCATCTTCACACTCCGTAATGACAAAGTCATAGAAGCCCTTCGGGATGGCGTGAAACGCTGCTATCAGTTATTCAAGAGCTAGCCTTGTCTTGACGCATCTACGTAGCCAAACACATGCTAGGAATCCTGGAATAATCTGAGAAAACCATCTCTGAGCTGCACCGCAATCACCATGATTATCAAATAATCTGTGTTCAAAGACTAAATTGTGACCACATTTATTAtgttcccagatcctccccattccctacctacccaacttcatattctcattctcttaaaaacaaaacaacaataaaaactacTAAAAAAACACCCATCTTCTCTGTGCTGACAAACTACTCCCGAGCTTAGTGTCTGCtgtggagtgtggttgatatgcCCAGTGTCACTCCTTTGAAGAAAATCAACTTTCTCTTTCTGGGAAGCTATCAGttacaaatagcttcttggcTAAGAGTGGGAACTTGTGCCCATTTCCCCTCCTTCATGCTGGGATTTTATATTCTGGCTTGAACTTGAACTTCTGCATTCTGCCACATTCCCTGTGAGTTCATCTGTGTATCTGTCCTGCTTTTTTATGGGAAATTTTAACACCATGCAAGAGGGCATATAGTAAAGAAATTGTTGACAAAGCTATTATTAATAGagctattatttttaatagagCTAATAATTGGGGgaagttgtttttattataaGAGAGAGAATATATCTGGTACCTGAAAGAGTctggaacagagagaaaagaaaacagatgggGCACATCCAGGTCTAGAGAAGTAGGAGAACATAGTGGAGATAACAGGAGATGGAGAATGGagcatagaaagagagagagagggcaagtTATATCTTTGGCTGGGTGCGTTGCCCAATTCTTTCTGTAACTTACTCTGGGGACCACGGAGTTTTCTTTGCTTGGAGCAATGGCTGTGGATCGTTATGTAGCTGTCTGCAACTCTTTGAGGTATAGCATCACCATGAACAGTCACACCTGCAACTCTGTGGtaattgtgtcatgggtatttGGGTTCCTTTATCAAACTTGGCCAGTTTATGCCACATTTCACCTTAACTACTGCAAATCAAATGTGGTGGACAATTTCTTCTGTGATTGTGAAGCCTGGTTCGTGCTTCCTGGATCATGAagtgagagaggcaagagagcaagaggatGGCCCCAGATAGTGTGAGGGATGGTGGACGAATCGTGTGGAGTATGAGAAGGACAAGCTTGCTCAGGAGAGGGAAGGGTGAGGAGAGCAGTGTAGATCTGGAAACATACAAGTACTTGTTAATAGGGACTGAGGGAATCTGGAGTCCAGCATGCAACTACAGGTAGCCATATGTCCCTTCTGCCAGAGataagggaaatgactccttcAGGCAGATGGAAATCAGTTTTTACAAGTTCCTGAGAAATGCTGGCTTTTATCTAGTCACCAGAAATCCTTGCAGATTCCAGCATGAGCTCACTCCTAGACATATGGACTGCCTGAGACCTAGCAATCACCTCCCTCATTGGAGAGTTTTCTTGAGTGTTAGAGGAAGAGCTGGAGAAGGTATACTCTCTTACATTACCACCCAGATCCTACTGCTGCCACAAAGGAGTTAGGTGATGGAGATAGAATGCGAAGAGGGCTGGGCTTCCCATCGTCCCGGGCTGAGGGGTGCAGAGCACAGGGCTCAAGAAAAGGCCACCTCTGTTCCCCTCCGGGATGTCAGTCCTCCTTTTCCAGGTCTGTCATGCCTCCTTTGCTTCCGTCCTTCATTCGCTCATTCTCTTCTACCGTGCTTCCCCATTCATCCCTGAGTTCCTCTTTTGGTGGTTCAAGTTCTACAGTGTCCTCCTGGGTTCTGCTTTTTCCCTTACTCAAAATAATCAAAAGTTTTCCATTCAATTGTCCAGCTGTCTCCAGTGTTGCTCTCACGTCCAGCTTCCCTCTTTCCCGACGGCTCCACCCTGCTCCTAGTCactgtttccatttctttggtCTTGGCTGCTTTGTGAAGCAACCCACTGTAGCATTTTTAAAAGCTATGAATTGATGCTGTGTGGGCTGTCCATAGGGAGCTGTTTAAACAACATT
It contains:
- the LOC127677398 gene encoding olfactory receptor 9A4, producing MLGNHTSATEFYLVGFPGSEKLRHILFATFCFFYLVTLVGNTVIIVIVCVDKRLQSPMYFFLVHLSILEILVTTVIVPVMLWGLLLPGMQVISLAGCVAQLFLQLALGTTEFSLLGAMAVDRYVAVCNPLRYSIIMNSHTCNSVVIVSWVFGFLYQIWPVYATFHLNYCKSNVVDNFFCDRGQLLKLSCNNTIFIEFILFLMAVFVLFGSLIPTIVSYTYIIATILKIPSASGRRKAFSTCASHFTCVVIGYGCCLFLYVKPKQTQAADYNRVVSLMISIVTPFLNPFIFTLRNDKVIEALRDGVKRCYQLFKS